A stretch of the Rhinoderma darwinii isolate aRhiDar2 chromosome 3, aRhiDar2.hap1, whole genome shotgun sequence genome encodes the following:
- the PWP1 gene encoding periodic tryptophan protein 1 homolog produces MSCQITCVSWVQRGVAKEVPDKVQLSKEELNKLITEAKEQLEEELEDNEDEAEEEGDDGMDKAEESEEDTNPSAEDQEENLSKLKDDELAEYDLDNYDEEGKTDVANLGDSLAGLAVYSSNESDAYVTLKDTEQYETEDFVIKPTDNLLVCGRAERDRCNLEIHVYNHEEDSFYVHHDILLPAYPLCIEWLDFDPSPEESRGNYVAVGNMTPVIDVWDLDLVDCLEPVFSLGSKEIKKKKKKGKQGASSEGTQEGHSDAVLDLSWNKQIRNVLASASADNTVLLWDISMGKPAASLTMHKDRVQTLQFHPFEPQTLLSGSFDKSVILYDCRSPQENHRLWSFSGHVERVTWNPFSPRNFLASTEDGFVYCLDARSDKLLFTLKAHDGEVSGLELSSQVKGCLVTSSADKYVKIWDILQDKPSLIHSRDMKMGILFCTACCPDLPFLYAFGGQKDGQRLWDISTIAAVKEAFGGRERLMVTNLSSSTSTSAAGNSETTAASMRS; encoded by the exons ATGAGCTGTCAGATTACCTGCGTGTCCTGGGTACAGCGAGGGGTCGCCAAAGAAGTCCCAGATAAG gtTCAGCTGAGCAAGGAAGAGTTAAACAAACTTATAACCGAAGCCAAAGAGCAGCTTGA GGAAGAACTTGAGGATAATGAAGATGAGGCTGAGGAGGAAGGAGACGATGGGATGGATAAGGCGGAGGAATCTGAGGAAGACACAAATCCATCAGCCGAGGATCAAGAGGAAAACCTTTCTAAGCTGAAGGACGATGAACTTGCAGAATACGACTTGGACAATTACGACGAAGAAGGAAAAACAG ATGTGGCGAACCTCGGAGACAGTCTTGCCGGGCTTGCAGTATACTCCAGCAACGAGTCTGATGCTTACGTCACTTTAAAAGATACA GAGCAGTATGAAACAGAAGACTTTGTTATTAAACCCACAGATAATCTTCTGGTTTGTGGGAGGGCAGAGAGGGATCGCTGTAATCTTGAAATCCATG TGTATAACCATGAGGAGGATTCCTTCTACGTGCACCACGACATTCTCTTACCTGCATACCCTCTCTGCATCGAGTGGCTTGACTTTGACCCTAGTCCCGAAGAGTCTAGAG GAAACTACGTAGCTGTCGGTAACATGACCCCCGTCATTGACGTCTGGGACCTCGATCTGGTTGACTGCTTAGAACCTGTGTTTTCACTGGGAAGCAAGgaaataaaaaagaagaaaaagaaaggaaAGCAG GGCGCTTCATCAGAGGGAACTCAAGAAGGCCATTCTGATGCCGTCCTGGATCTCTCATGGAATAAACAAATACG AAATGTCTTGGCCAGCGCCTCCGCAGATAATACAGTACTACTTTGGGATATCTCCATGGGTAAACCAGCTGCCAGCCTTACCATGCACAAAGACCGG GTCCAGACGTTACAGTTTCACCCCTTTGAGCCTCAGACTCTTCTATCGGGATCATTTGACAA GTCTGTAATATTATACGACTGTAGGAGTCCCCAGGAAAACCACAGATTGTGGAGCTTTAGCGGACATGTCGAGAGAGTCACGTGGAATCCTTTCTCACCAAGAAACTTTTTA GCCAGCACAGAGGACGGCTTTGTGTACTGCTTAGATGCCCGGTCGGACAAGCTTCTCTTCACATTGAAGGCTCACGATGGTGAAGTGTCCG GCCTGGAGTTGAGCAGTCAGGTGAAGGGCTGTCTAGTGACGTCATCTGCTGATAAATATGTGAAGATCTGGGACATTTTACAGGACAAACCAAGTCTCATTCATTCCCGGGATatgaaaatg GGCATATTGTTCTGCACGGCATGCTGCCCCGATTTGCCATTTTTGTATGCGTTTGGGGGCCAGAAGGACGGACAGAGGTTATGGGACATCAGCACTATTGCTGCTG tTAAAGAAGCTTTTGGTGGTAGAGAACGGCTGATGGTGACCAACCTATCCAGCTCCACCTCAACCAGTGCAGCAGGGAACAGTGAAACAACTGCAGCGTCAATGCGATCTTAG